CGAGATATTGCCACGGTATTTGGTACTCCGCTAAATGACGCAGAAGCGGTTAAGGTACGTTATGGCTGTGCGCTAGGCAGCATGGTAAGCCGCGACGATACCATTGAAGTACCAAGTGTTGGCGGAAGACCTTCACGCAGTTTGCAGCGACAAACACTCGCGGAGGTTATTGAGCCTCGTTATAGCGAATTGTTTGGCATGATCAAAACCAAACTCGATGAGCTAACTGAAGACTTGCAAGCTCAGGGAACTAAGTTGCAGCTAGGTGCTGGTGTAGTACTTACTGGCGGCGCGGCCCAGATAGAAGGCGTGGTTGAATGCGCCGAAAAGATTTTACAATGTCAGGTTAGGGTTGGCTCGGCCAACAATGTGGCTGGCCTGACAGAATACGTACAAGCACCAACTTACTCAACAGCAGTAGGTTTGTTGCATTACGGAATGGAAAACCAAAGTGAAAAACCAATTGAAGTGAAAAACATTAGTAGTGTTCGCAATATCGCAAAGCGATTACACAGTTGGTTTAAGGGTGAATTTTAGTTTTTGCTAAGTAGCGAAAATCAAGCGGAGAGAGAACTATGTTTGAGATTATGGACAGTCATACCGATGAAGCGGTAATTAAAGTTGTAGGTGTGGGCGGTGGCGGCGGTAACGCTGTTGAGCACATGGTTGCACAATCAATTGAGGGTGTAGAGTTTATCACCATTAATACCGATGCCCAGGCATTGCGTAATTCTGGGGCAGACAATACCTTGCAAATTGGTGGCGCTATCACCAAGGGTTTAGGTGCTGGTGCTAACCCTGAAGTTGGGCGTGAAGCAGCAATGGAAGATCGCGATGCGATTATGAGCCAGCTGCAAGGTGCCGATATGGTATTTATTGCCGCTGGCATGGGCGGTGGCACGGGTACTGGTGCTGCACCAGTGGTTGCAGAAGTAGCAAAAGAATTGGGTGTTCTTACTGTTGCTGTTGTAACTAAACCGTTTGGTTTTGAGGGTAAAAAGCGTACTAGCTATGCTCAGCAAGGTATTGAGCAGCTGAGTAAAAACGTTGATTCTTTGATTACAATTCCAAATGACAAGTTGTTAAAGGTATTGGGTCGAGGTGTCTCTTTACTTGATGCATTTAAAGCGGCAAATAACGTGCTGCTTGGTGCTGTACAAGGTATTGCAGAGCTAATCACGCGCCCAGGTTTAATCAACGTGGATTTCGCCGATGTTCGCACGGTAATGCGTGAAATGGGTACAGCAATGATGGGTACCGGGATCGCGTCAGGTGAAGATCGCGCTGAAGAAGCAGCAGAGCTTGCTATCTCTAGCCCATTACTGGAAGACGTTGATTTAGCTGGTGCCCGCGGTATCTTAGTTAATATCACTGCTGGTTTTGATATGAGCATCGAAGAATTTGAAACCGTAGGTAATGCGGTTAAAGGTTTTGCTTCAGAGAATGCAACGGTAGTGGTTGGTGCGGTAATCGACCCAGAAATGAGTGATGAATTGCGTGTAACGGTAGTTGCTACCGGTATTGGCGCAGAGCGTCGCCCAGATATTTCTATCGTTAAACCTCAGCAACAAGCAGTAAATGCTGAGCCAGTTGCTCGCACTGCGCCTATGGATTCAGCGCCAATGGTTGAAGAGCCTGCAGCCGTTGTGAATGCAGAGCCGCGCAATACCGCGGGTGATGGCGACTATTTAGACATCCCAGCATTTTTGCGTCGCCAAGCAGATTAATCTGTTAGGAAATGGTGAAGTTTTAGACAAAAGTTTGTGATGTGTCTCAAACTTATGTTAAGATGTCCGACCATATCTAGTTTATTGGTCGTAAAGCAGAGGAATTTTTATGCTTAAACAACGGACTCTTGAAAAGTCAGTACAAGCGACAGGGATCGGTTTGCATTCCGGGCACAAGGTCACCATGGTCTTACGTCCTGCACCTGCAAATACAGGTATCCTGTTTAACCGTACCGATCTCGATCCGGTTGTAACGATCCCTGCAAAAGCAGAGTTAGTGCGTGACACAATGTTATGTACTTGTCTTATCGACGATGCGGGTAACCGTATTTCAACGGTAGAGCACTTAATGGCTGCGGTTGCTGCGTTAGGCTTGGATAACTTGATTATTGACGTTGATGCTCCTGAGCTTCCGGTTATGGATGGTAGCTCAAGCCCGTTTGTATTCTTATTGCAATCGGCGGGTATTGAAGAGCAAGCTGCGGCGAAGAAATTCATTCGCATTAAACAGCCAATTCGTGTTGAACACGAAGATAA
The window above is part of the Agarivorans sp. Alg241-V36 genome. Proteins encoded here:
- the ftsZ gene encoding cell division protein FtsZ, which translates into the protein MFEIMDSHTDEAVIKVVGVGGGGGNAVEHMVAQSIEGVEFITINTDAQALRNSGADNTLQIGGAITKGLGAGANPEVGREAAMEDRDAIMSQLQGADMVFIAAGMGGGTGTGAAPVVAEVAKELGVLTVAVVTKPFGFEGKKRTSYAQQGIEQLSKNVDSLITIPNDKLLKVLGRGVSLLDAFKAANNVLLGAVQGIAELITRPGLINVDFADVRTVMREMGTAMMGTGIASGEDRAEEAAELAISSPLLEDVDLAGARGILVNITAGFDMSIEEFETVGNAVKGFASENATVVVGAVIDPEMSDELRVTVVATGIGAERRPDISIVKPQQQAVNAEPVARTAPMDSAPMVEEPAAVVNAEPRNTAGDGDYLDIPAFLRRQAD